Part of the Kordiimonas pumila genome is shown below.
AGATCAAATATCTGTGGGTATGCTGTCTGGGTTACGACACCTGTACCAGCGCGCACCTGAATGGGTGTTTCATCAATGTAGATACCGGTTGTGGAAGCACCTACACCTGAAGAAACACCGCGAATAGAAATGCCACTTACCAGATCATTTGCCGGTGCAAAATAAACCCCCGGCGTAAAATTGGCCACATCATCGATCGACTTAATACCCTTTGCTTCCATTTCAGATTCTGAATAAGCATCAAGGCTCATGGGTATCTTGTTAATTGATGCAGACCTGCGGGTTGCTGTTACCACAACTTCTTCAATCTCAATGTCTGAGACATCATCTGCCTGCGCCGGTGCAAACTGTGGCAGCATAGCGCCAAGCACAAAACCAGCTGTAGAGAGTGTGAGTAAATTTTTATGGTGTATTATCAGGCCATGCCGCGCCTTTTTAGATTTTAATGGCATACTCATGGTGCGTTCCTCCTTGTTTTCCCTCCCTCAAACTCACACAATCAAAGAGGCGAAACAATTTAGCTGGAACTTAATTATATATTTATATAGTACTTAATAATATTCTCTACCACTAACAAGATTCATACCATAACCATATGAAATACTTGCAGAATGTACCTGTTCACTTGATTATCTAATTTTTTATAGTGGCGGGCCACAAGAGACCCAAAATCCTTTTATAAATCTGCGAAAACTTTATGAGCGCTGCATTTTAGTGTGATACGCCATACCAACAACAGCCGCACACGCAATGAAGCTAAAGAATATACCAATATAAAATGTCACGGCGGATCCATGCCGGTCCCACATATATCCAGCAATAATATTCGCTATCAAAAACGCTAACCCTTGTGAAAAATTAAAGAAACCAAAGGCCGTTTCGCGCATA
Proteins encoded:
- a CDS encoding MFS transporter — protein: MGVTQGLLAKMVVDNTPDDMRETAFGFFNFSQGLAFLIANIIAGYMWDRHGSAVTFYIGIFFSFIACAAVVGMAYHTKMQRS